The Enterobacter mori genomic interval TGATCCACACACGTTCTGCTTCAGACTGCGGCTCACGCTCACCACGGCACACAGAAACAAACTGTTTTTCGTCTTCGGTAGCAGGTTCACGCTTACCCAGATCCAGCTCGTTAAAGGCATAACCATGGCGCTCAAGCAGTTGAGCTTCTTTGATGGTGAAATCGCCGTGACGAGAGAACCCGCGCGGATAATGTTTATTGTCGAAAAAACGATTAGTCGTCGTAAAGCTTTCCGCCATCCTACACGCTCCTAATTCTTTGGCCGAGCTATTTATGGCGCGGAGTATTAGTTACGCTTGACAGAGTGTAAAACAAAACATTTAAATCATAACGACAAATAATTTTGTGGAGAAAGATGTGGATACGGAATTGCTAAAAACTTTCCTTGAAGTGAGCAGAACGCGTCACTTCGGGCGAGCCGCTGAAGCCCTTTACCTGACGCAGTCAGCAGTCAGTTTTCGTATTCGACAGCTGGAAAATCAACTGGGTGTGAATCTTTTTACCCGCCATCGCAACAATATCCGCCTCACGCCTGCCGGTGAAAAACTGCTTCCGTATGCGGAGACATTGATGAACACCTGGCAAGCAGCGCGTAAAGAGGTTGCACATACCTCAAGACACAATGAGTTTTCGATTGGGGCCAGCGCATCCCTGTGGGAATGCATGCTCAGTCAGTGGCTAAGCCGGTTGTATCATTCACACGGGCATCTGCAATTTGAGGCCAGAATTGCGCAACGTCAGTCGCTGGTTAAGCAACTCCATGAGCGCCAACTGGATCTTCTGATCACGACAGAAGCCCCCAAGATGGACGAATTTAGCAGCCAGATCGTAGGGCAGTTTGGCCTTGCGCTTTATGCATCTGAGCCGTCAATGATGAAATCCGATCTGAGTTATCTGCGTCTGGAATGGGGCCCGGATTTTCAGCAACATGAGTCAGGATTGATTGCCAGCGATGATGTCCCGCAGTTAACAACAAGCTCTGCGGAGATTGCCTGCCAGCAGCTGCCTTTATTAAAGGGCTGCACCTGGCTACCTACTCGCTGGGCAGACAGCAGACCGGGTCTGCATACCGTCGCAGATTCCACGACGCTT includes:
- a CDS encoding DUF413 domain-containing protein codes for the protein MAESFTTTNRFFDNKHYPRGFSRHGDFTIKEAQLLERHGYAFNELDLGKREPATEDEKQFVSVCRGEREPQSEAERVWIKYMARIKRPKRFHTLSGGKPQMEGAEDYTESDD
- the hdfR gene encoding HTH-type transcriptional regulator HdfR, translated to MDTELLKTFLEVSRTRHFGRAAEALYLTQSAVSFRIRQLENQLGVNLFTRHRNNIRLTPAGEKLLPYAETLMNTWQAARKEVAHTSRHNEFSIGASASLWECMLSQWLSRLYHSHGHLQFEARIAQRQSLVKQLHERQLDLLITTEAPKMDEFSSQIVGQFGLALYASEPSMMKSDLSYLRLEWGPDFQQHESGLIASDDVPQLTTSSAEIACQQLPLLKGCTWLPTRWADSRPGLHTVADSTTLSRPLYAIWLQNSDKQSQIKDLLKINIMD